GCAACTGTCCACCGGTGCGGAGGTGGACGCGCTCGACCCGCGCGCGGAGGCGGTCACGCTGCTCACCCTGCACGCCGCGAAGGGCCTGGAGTTCCCGGTGGTCTTCCTGGTCGGCGTCGAGGACGGGTTGCTGCCGCTGCGCTGGCCGGGCTCGACGACCGACGAGGACGCGGTCGCCGAGGAGCGCCGGCTCTTCTTCGTCGGCCTGACCCGGGCCCAGGACCGGCTGTACGTCAGTCACGCCGCCCGCCGCACCCGACACGGCACGGAGCGGGACTGCGCCCCGTCGCCATTCCTCAGCGTCATCGACCCAGGCCTGTTCGAGCGGTTCGGCGAGACAGAGCCCCGACGCCCCAAAGACCGCCAACTCCGCCTCATCTAACCCCCCGCCCTCTCTCCCCCCTCACCCCCACCGCCGCGCGATCTTGCACTTTCGGTCGCTGTGATACGTGGAATGCCCCTTATGTCGGGGCAGGAAGTGCAAGATCAGCGCGAAAGGGGGGAGGGGACGACGGACCAGGGGTCAGGCTAGGAGGACGGCTAGCCAGGCGCCCGCTAGCAGGGTTGGACCGAGTGGCAGCAGGGTGTCCCGGCGTACCCGCCGCGCGGCTAGCAACCCGAGCACCAGGCCACCGTGCAGCAGGTGAGGCAGGAGCAGCCCGGCCAGCAGAGCGTCCCGGCCCAGCCAGCCGAGCGGCAGGCCGAGAACGGCGGCGAGCTTCACGTCCCCGAAGCCCAACCGGGAGCCGGGCAGCAGGGCCAGCAGCACGTGCGCTGAGCCAGCGACCGCCGCGCCGGCCAGCGCGCCGAGTAACCGGCCGGGAGTGCCGGCCAGCACCGCCGCAGCGGTCAGACCACCGAGGGCCAGCACCCCGGCGACGAGGACCAACGGGTCAGGCAGCCGCAGGCAGGCCAGATCGACCACGGCCAGCACCAGCCCCACCGCCGCAACCGCGAGGAAGACCGGCAGCGCAGGGTCGTCACCCCGGGCGACCGCGAGCCCGGCGAACACCACGGCCGCGACCGCCGGGCTGAGCCACACCCACGCGCCCCGCCGCCGTCGCGGGCCAGCCCCCGACCTGGCCGGCCGGGTGGTGAAGCGCCGGGCCAGTCGGGGTACGACGAGGCCGACCAGCGCGCCGAGCAGCGCGACCGGCACCAGCGCAGCAGCCGACATGGGCCGGACGCTACCGGCGGTCGCTCACCGGCGAGGTCCCCGAACGTGATCCCGCGCCCG
The window above is part of the Micromonospora sp. LH3U1 genome. Proteins encoded here:
- a CDS encoding prepilin peptidase, with the translated sequence MSAAALVPVALLGALVGLVVPRLARRFTTRPARSGAGPRRRRGAWVWLSPAVAAVVFAGLAVARGDDPALPVFLAVAAVGLVLAVVDLACLRLPDPLVLVAGVLALGGLTAAAVLAGTPGRLLGALAGAAVAGSAHVLLALLPGSRLGFGDVKLAAVLGLPLGWLGRDALLAGLLLPHLLHGGLVLGLLAARRVRRDTLLPLGPTLLAGAWLAVLLA